From Candidatus Thermoplasmatota archaeon, one genomic window encodes:
- a CDS encoding AbrB/MazE/SpoVT family DNA-binding domain-containing protein: MEEIALLVFCDNDLLEGIRWNVLSAKKENLYQKKIDYLYEDLYLGKFEADVCNQCGEAFFTENAMNKIEKKAKEIGIRGLERKTKISRSGNSLIIRIPKAIAEFVGAKDGTSVTIRPGGKSKLIVAME, from the coding sequence ATGGAAGAAATTGCCCTGCTTGTATTTTGTGATAACGACCTATTGGAGGGAATAAGATGGAATGTCCTATCCGCCAAAAAGGAAAACTTGTATCAAAAAAAAATTGACTACTTGTATGAGGATTTGTATCTTGGTAAGTTCGAGGCGGATGTATGCAACCAATGCGGCGAGGCTTTCTTTACAGAGAATGCTATGAATAAAATAGAAAAGAAGGCAAAAGAGATAGGAATACGGGGTCTGGAGCGAAAAACAAAGATCTCAAGGTCCGGGAACTCGCTCATTATCCGAATACCGAAAGCAATTGCTGAGTTCGTTGGTGCAAAGGATGGTACAAGTGTCACCATTCGACCCGGTGGTAAAAGTAAACTTATCGTGGCAATGGAGTAA
- a CDS encoding aconitase X codes for MKECANRMGYTKIVENAGSKIVADTCMVVSPIERIGYKTTGVNSGKAANYLPSFCKQKVVFKNIDELIARLL; via the coding sequence ATGAAGGAATGCGCTAACAGAATGGGTTATACGAAGATTGTAGAAAATGCCGGGAGTAAAATAGTTGCAGATACTTGCATGGTTGTTTCACCTATTGAAAGAATAGGCTACAAAACCACAGGTGTCAATTCAGGCAAGGCTGCAAATTATCTGCCTAGTTTTTGCAAGCAGAAGGTTGTTTTCAAAAATATTGATGAGCTGATAGCGAGGTTATTATGA
- a CDS encoding aconitase X, which translates to MGEGWGFGKVILFNEHFVKETYEKLNTGKDPNIVVLGCPHASLREISVLAEKLKGKKTEETIMDLHLKGYEGMR; encoded by the coding sequence ATGGGAGAAGGCTGGGGCTTTGGGAAGGTGATTTTGTTTAACGAGCATTTTGTAAAGGAGACTTATGAGAAACTGAACACAGGTAAAGATCCGAATATTGTGGTTCTTGGTTGTCCGCACGCTTCATTAAGAGAAATATCTGTTTTAGCTGAGAAGCTAAAAGGGAAAAAAACCGAAGAAACCATTATGGATTTGCACCTCAAGGGTTATGAAGGAATGCGCTAA
- a CDS encoding transposase produces the protein MNLKRKKFFISAQIGEIERFANSKKLCSDAGLVPSLKRSGGYLKMGHIPKPRRKWR, from the coding sequence ATGAATTTGAAACGGAAAAAGTTTTTTATCTCTGCACAGATTGGAGAAATAGAAAGATTTGCTAACTCAAAGAAATTATGTTCTGATGCAGGACTTGTTCCTTCATTAAAACGATCTGGAGGCTACTTAAAAATGGGACATATACCAAAACCGAGAAGAAAATGGAGGTGA
- a CDS encoding CBS domain-containing protein encodes MHEEKVVVPEFYKFTVEEIMDKRLWDLPLIEKDTDVEHVLAVLSGKSHVWVVESKETKKLVGVITEHDILSILAPKKLPSYVFGIPDVRTLHEATAGSIMSKKLIKCAPKTTIKAALDLMSRYGVRRLPVTENDVIIGEITLHHIIARYHIFVQSIKKQEKIERK; translated from the coding sequence ATGCATGAAGAAAAAGTGGTTGTGCCCGAGTTCTACAAATTTACGGTAGAAGAAATTATGGACAAGCGTTTGTGGGACCTGCCTTTAATTGAAAAGGATACAGATGTGGAGCACGTGTTAGCTGTTTTGAGCGGGAAGAGCCACGTTTGGGTTGTCGAAAGTAAGGAAACTAAAAAATTGGTTGGCGTGATAACGGAACACGATATTCTGTCAATTCTCGCGCCTAAGAAGCTGCCATCTTATGTTTTCGGCATACCTGATGTTAGAACCCTGCACGAAGCAACTGCAGGTAGCATAATGTCAAAGAAGCTTATCAAATGCGCCCCAAAAACTACAATTAAAGCTGCACTGGATTTGATGTCAAGATACGGCGTGAGGCGCCTGCCAGTAACGGAGAATGACGTTATCATAGGCGAGATCACACTTCATCACATAATAGCAAGATATCATATTTTTGTTCAGTCTATAAAGAAACAGGAAAAAATAGAAAGAAAGTAG